In one Mesorhizobium australicum genomic region, the following are encoded:
- a CDS encoding IclR family transcriptional regulator → MKDGTNGETSRGGSIQAVEFALEILEYVARGQTSVGVSEMARAFDTTKSRIHRHLQTLVSAGYLIRNEETERYSISARLMALGQAVSESFELATAARDVARELRDQTGHAVAISQPEGDGMRILLVMPSRSNIEIFVKPGSLLAYNSSSQGKISLAFGDELVFARVLSEPLEMRTPYTITDPEQLRREVEAIRKRRWAVGPNESMIGLNALAAPIFDALGGYVGAIAMTDSVQYIPETPTTDQVRHLLAAAAKISANLGFRPRK, encoded by the coding sequence GTGAAGGACGGCACGAACGGCGAGACATCACGCGGAGGGTCGATCCAGGCTGTCGAGTTCGCACTCGAGATCCTGGAATATGTGGCACGCGGCCAGACATCCGTCGGCGTGTCGGAAATGGCGCGCGCCTTCGACACCACCAAGAGCCGGATCCATCGCCACCTGCAGACCCTCGTCTCCGCCGGCTATCTGATTCGTAATGAAGAGACCGAGCGCTATTCGATCAGCGCCCGGCTGATGGCGCTCGGCCAGGCCGTCAGCGAGAGCTTCGAACTCGCCACCGCCGCGCGTGACGTCGCGCGCGAGCTGCGAGACCAGACCGGCCATGCCGTCGCCATCAGTCAGCCCGAGGGCGACGGCATGCGCATCCTTTTGGTGATGCCCAGCAGGTCCAACATCGAGATATTCGTCAAGCCGGGCTCGCTGCTGGCCTACAATTCCAGCTCACAGGGCAAGATCTCGCTCGCCTTCGGCGACGAACTCGTCTTTGCACGCGTCCTGTCCGAACCGTTGGAAATGCGAACGCCCTATACCATCACCGACCCGGAGCAGCTCCGCCGCGAGGTCGAAGCGATCCGCAAGCGCCGATGGGCGGTTGGCCCCAACGAATCGATGATCGGCCTCAACGCGCTCGCAGCACCGATCTTCGATGCGCTCGGCGGCTATGTCGGCGCGATCGCCATGACCGATTCGGTGCAGTACATCCCCGAGACACCAACGACGGACCAGGTTCGCCATCTGCTGGCGGCGGCTGCCAAGATCTCCGCCAATCTCGGCTTCAGGCCGAGGAAGTGA
- a CDS encoding alpha-D-ribose 1-methylphosphonate 5-triphosphate diphosphatase: MPQEAVLRNAMIVLRDEVRPGAVLIRDGSIADISSSSTVGEDLEGDYLVPGLIELHTDHLEGHYSPRPGVRWNAVAAVQAHDAQIAASGITTVFDCLRMGSDEDGGFDPHEMRLLADAIETAQGHGRLRADHLLHLRCEVSSPDVLDALEQFKADSNVRLASLMDHAPGQRQFQTMEQYTLYYKTKRGLSDEAFERYVATRKEQSARYSAVHRKAVAEHCRAAGVTLASHDDATLAHVDEAIADGVRLAEFPTSLEAARASHEAGMSVLMGAPNIVRGGSHSGNIAARDLADAGILDVLSSDYIPSSLIHAAFLLAEGEGAISLPEAVALVTSTPARTVRLDDRGEIALEKRADLVRVRHHHGLPTVRSVWRCGQRVS; this comes from the coding sequence ATGCCGCAGGAAGCCGTTCTTCGCAACGCCATGATCGTCCTTCGCGACGAGGTGAGGCCGGGCGCGGTGCTCATCCGCGACGGCAGCATCGCGGACATCTCGTCGTCGAGCACCGTGGGCGAGGACCTGGAGGGCGACTATCTCGTCCCGGGCCTGATCGAGCTCCATACCGACCATCTCGAAGGCCACTATTCGCCGCGACCCGGCGTGCGGTGGAACGCGGTCGCCGCCGTGCAGGCGCATGACGCGCAGATCGCGGCTTCCGGCATCACGACGGTGTTCGACTGCCTGCGCATGGGCTCGGACGAGGACGGCGGCTTCGATCCGCACGAGATGCGCCTCCTGGCCGACGCGATCGAGACGGCGCAGGGACACGGCAGGCTGCGCGCGGACCATCTGCTGCACCTGCGTTGCGAGGTTTCCTCGCCCGACGTGCTCGACGCGCTGGAACAGTTCAAGGCGGACAGCAACGTGCGGCTCGCCTCGCTGATGGATCATGCGCCCGGTCAGCGGCAGTTCCAGACGATGGAGCAGTATACGCTCTACTACAAGACGAAGCGGGGCCTGTCCGACGAAGCGTTCGAGCGCTATGTCGCGACCCGCAAGGAACAATCCGCGCGCTATTCGGCCGTCCATCGCAAGGCCGTCGCCGAGCACTGCCGCGCGGCGGGCGTGACGCTCGCCAGCCATGACGATGCGACGCTCGCCCATGTCGACGAGGCGATCGCGGACGGAGTGCGGCTGGCAGAGTTCCCGACCTCGCTCGAAGCGGCACGCGCCTCGCACGAGGCGGGAATGAGCGTCCTGATGGGAGCGCCCAACATCGTGCGCGGCGGCTCGCATTCCGGCAACATCGCGGCCCGGGACCTTGCCGATGCCGGCATCCTCGACGTGCTCTCCTCGGACTACATCCCGTCCTCGCTGATCCATGCGGCATTCCTGCTGGCCGAAGGTGAGGGGGCGATCTCGCTGCCCGAGGCTGTCGCGCTGGTGACCTCCACGCCCGCCCGGACCGTCAGGCTCGATGACCGCGGCGAGATCGCGCTGGAGAAGCGGGCCGACCTGGTGCGCGTGCGCCACCATCATGGCCTGCCGACGGTTCGTTCGGTCTGGCGTTGCGGCCAGCGGGTGAGCTGA
- the phnE gene encoding phosphonate ABC transporter, permease protein PhnE: MPNVVTAEMREVAARYPAALEGSARKSLVSWAVAGGFVLYLVFAWWFFSIGSVFANAKWDIAGTYLADWVSYEVRPNIDLRDGHLDVKFTRFDPLGPNGNPDWLARETAMVVKKADQIGGAGGGASSSSGSFLGPVGGAPAPTGSAGAAATPSVQAAPAAPTEEVVRATVDFSGAGTVDVRPDQVTVTRGDETLVLDIVRNEAVNVRGALPSWASQRSPGDKVIVYFGVPGRAEIESDEVKIRHRFLGWANFVFDINSPFWGKSAGEVFDLIVSGERIDPSRSNLSLAWDNILYNADWQHLDVWTKLLQTIVMAFAGTVLASLIAFPLAFVAARNIMPNRLLNQVAKRFFDFQRSVDMLIWALFFTRAFGPGPLAGISAIFFTDTGTLGKLYSEALENIDDKQREGVRSVGAAPAVVQRYGVVPQVLPVFLSQSLYFWESNTRSATIIGAVGAGGIGLKLWEAIRTNSDWENVAYMVILILIVVFIFDNISTALRQRLIAPPAGPT; encoded by the coding sequence ATGCCGAATGTGGTCACCGCTGAAATGCGAGAAGTGGCGGCCCGCTATCCGGCCGCCCTCGAAGGCTCGGCGCGCAAGAGCCTGGTATCCTGGGCCGTTGCGGGCGGCTTCGTCCTCTATCTCGTTTTCGCCTGGTGGTTCTTCTCCATCGGCAGCGTGTTCGCCAACGCCAAGTGGGACATTGCCGGCACCTATCTCGCCGACTGGGTGTCTTATGAAGTGCGGCCGAACATCGACCTGCGGGACGGCCATCTCGACGTGAAGTTCACCCGTTTCGATCCGCTGGGTCCGAACGGCAACCCCGACTGGCTGGCGCGCGAGACCGCGATGGTCGTGAAGAAGGCCGACCAGATCGGCGGCGCGGGCGGTGGAGCATCGAGTTCCTCTGGCAGTTTCCTCGGGCCGGTCGGCGGCGCGCCTGCTCCCACCGGGTCGGCAGGCGCCGCGGCCACCCCATCCGTCCAGGCAGCACCAGCAGCGCCGACCGAGGAGGTCGTCCGCGCGACGGTCGACTTCAGCGGGGCTGGCACCGTCGATGTCCGCCCCGACCAGGTCACCGTCACGCGCGGCGACGAGACGCTGGTGCTCGATATCGTCCGGAATGAAGCCGTCAACGTGCGAGGCGCATTGCCGTCCTGGGCCAGCCAACGTTCACCCGGGGACAAGGTGATCGTCTATTTCGGCGTTCCCGGTCGCGCGGAGATCGAGAGCGACGAGGTGAAGATCCGCCACCGCTTCCTCGGCTGGGCGAATTTCGTCTTCGACATCAACTCGCCCTTCTGGGGAAAATCCGCAGGGGAGGTGTTCGACCTGATCGTGTCGGGCGAGCGGATCGATCCGTCACGCTCCAACCTGTCGCTCGCCTGGGACAACATCCTCTACAATGCCGATTGGCAGCATCTCGACGTCTGGACCAAGCTGCTGCAGACGATCGTGATGGCCTTTGCCGGCACGGTGCTGGCCTCGCTGATCGCCTTCCCTCTCGCCTTCGTCGCGGCGCGCAACATCATGCCGAACCGGCTGCTCAACCAGGTCGCCAAGCGCTTTTTCGACTTCCAGCGCTCGGTCGACATGCTGATCTGGGCGCTGTTCTTCACCCGCGCCTTCGGGCCGGGGCCGCTCGCCGGCATCTCGGCGATCTTCTTCACCGACACGGGCACGCTCGGAAAGCTCTATTCCGAGGCGCTGGAGAACATTGACGACAAGCAGCGCGAGGGCGTTCGCTCGGTGGGTGCCGCGCCGGCCGTCGTGCAGCGCTACGGCGTGGTGCCGCAGGTGCTGCCGGTGTTCCTGTCGCAATCGCTCTACTTCTGGGAATCGAACACGCGCTCGGCGACCATCATCGGCGCCGTCGGAGCCGGCGGCATCGGCCTCAAGCTCTGGGAGGCGATCCGCACCAATTCCGACTGGGAGAATGTCGCCTATATGGTGATCCTGATCCTGATCGTCGTGTTCATCTTCGACAACATTTCGACCGCGCTGAGACAGCGGCTGATCGCGCCGCCGGCCGGCCCGACCTGA
- the phnE gene encoding phosphonate ABC transporter, permease protein PhnE — MSAITDTTRAPKPALSESGSLVERHWRELAGRRRLYTFGGVAFLLIAMAGSLWFANESNAGKFFDRLPYFFDFVWQLVPRDGWEIWRALFDLPSPYDDGSLKFDYPEGRAYFTQALYVPEYVYLMIETLNIALLSTLIGFFFGFLLCFLAARNLVANRWLRFFVRRFMEILRAFPEIVIAGFFLAVFSLGAIPAILAVSIHTIGALGKMFFEVVENADMRPDEGLRAVGGSWIERVWFGIVPQVMPNFVSYVLLRFEINVRASTIIGAVGGGGIGEALRLSISRTHEAKTLAIILLLFVTIVAVDQLSAWLRRRLVGDQAFEFGRGA, encoded by the coding sequence ATGAGCGCGATCACAGATACGACAAGAGCGCCGAAGCCGGCCCTGTCCGAAAGCGGCAGCTTGGTCGAGCGCCACTGGCGCGAGCTGGCCGGCCGTCGCCGGCTCTACACGTTCGGCGGCGTCGCCTTCCTCCTGATCGCCATGGCGGGATCGCTGTGGTTCGCCAACGAATCCAACGCCGGCAAGTTCTTCGACAGGCTTCCCTATTTCTTCGACTTCGTCTGGCAGCTCGTCCCGCGCGACGGGTGGGAAATCTGGCGCGCGTTGTTCGATCTGCCGTCGCCCTATGACGATGGCAGCCTCAAATTCGACTATCCGGAAGGGCGCGCCTACTTCACCCAGGCGCTCTACGTGCCGGAATATGTCTACCTGATGATCGAGACGCTCAACATCGCGCTGCTCTCGACGCTGATCGGCTTTTTCTTCGGCTTCCTGCTCTGCTTTCTCGCCGCGCGCAATCTCGTTGCGAACCGCTGGCTGCGCTTTTTCGTGCGCCGCTTCATGGAAATCCTGCGCGCCTTCCCGGAGATCGTCATCGCGGGCTTCTTCCTCGCCGTGTTTTCGCTCGGCGCGATTCCCGCCATCCTTGCCGTTTCGATCCACACCATCGGCGCGCTCGGCAAGATGTTCTTCGAGGTGGTCGAGAACGCGGACATGCGGCCGGACGAGGGATTGCGCGCCGTCGGCGGAAGCTGGATCGAGCGCGTCTGGTTCGGCATCGTGCCGCAGGTGATGCCGAATTTCGTCTCCTATGTGCTGCTGCGCTTCGAGATCAACGTGCGCGCCTCGACCATCATCGGCGCGGTGGGCGGCGGCGGCATCGGCGAGGCGCTGCGCCTCTCGATCAGCCGCACCCACGAGGCCAAGACGCTGGCGATCATCCTGTTGCTGTTCGTCACCATCGTCGCGGTCGACCAACTGTCCGCCTGGCTGCGCCGCCGCCTGGTCGGCGACCAGGCATTCGAATTCGGACGGGGCGCCTGA
- the phnD gene encoding phosphonate ABC transporter substrate-binding protein, producing the protein MFRKALLAAAALGALVAHSAQAEDLKEFRIGIIGGENEADRLRNFQCMVDKLPAAIGVEKVSLFPAADYDGTIQGLLGGTLDYAELGASGFAKIYLADAKAVEPILTTVQTDGATGYYSIMVARKDSGIKTLADLKGKKLGFADPDSTSGYLIPSVTLPKDLGGAAVKDYFSETGFGGGHENLVLEVLKGTFDAGTTWGSGVGDFSEGYTSGNLRKMVDKGILDMDDLTEIWKSPLIPNGPIVVRTSLDADIKSKFKDFMINLPKADPACFSAIQGGDFTGYTEVTTEFYQPIIDARKAQIGS; encoded by the coding sequence ATGTTCAGGAAAGCACTTCTGGCCGCCGCCGCGCTCGGCGCGCTCGTCGCCCACTCCGCCCAGGCCGAGGACCTCAAGGAGTTCCGCATCGGCATCATCGGCGGCGAGAACGAGGCCGACCGCCTGCGCAACTTCCAGTGCATGGTCGACAAGCTGCCGGCCGCGATCGGCGTCGAGAAGGTCTCGCTCTTCCCGGCCGCCGACTATGACGGCACCATCCAGGGCCTGCTCGGCGGCACGCTCGACTATGCCGAGCTCGGCGCCTCCGGCTTCGCCAAGATCTATCTCGCAGATGCCAAGGCGGTCGAGCCGATCCTGACCACGGTTCAGACCGACGGCGCGACCGGCTACTATTCGATCATGGTCGCCCGCAAGGATTCCGGCATCAAGACGCTCGCCGACCTCAAGGGCAAGAAGCTCGGCTTCGCCGATCCGGACTCGACCTCCGGCTATCTGATCCCGTCGGTCACCCTGCCGAAGGATCTCGGCGGCGCGGCCGTCAAGGACTATTTCTCCGAGACCGGCTTCGGCGGCGGCCACGAGAACCTCGTGCTCGAAGTGCTCAAGGGCACCTTCGATGCCGGCACCACCTGGGGCTCGGGCGTCGGCGACTTCAGCGAGGGCTACACCTCGGGCAACCTGCGCAAGATGGTCGACAAGGGCATCCTCGATATGGACGACCTGACCGAGATCTGGAAGTCGCCGCTGATCCCGAACGGCCCGATCGTCGTCCGCACCTCGCTCGACGCCGACATCAAATCCAAGTTCAAGGACTTCATGATCAACCTGCCGAAGGCCGATCCGGCCTGCTTCTCGGCCATCCAGGGCGGCGACTTTACCGGCTATACCGAGGTCACCACCGAGTTCTACCAGCCGATCATCGACGCCCGTAAGGCCCAGATCGGCTCCTGA
- the phnC gene encoding phosphonate ABC transporter ATP-binding protein: MLKITNVTRRFGRNTAVDSVTLDIEPGQMVGVIGRSGAGKSTLLRMINRLIDPSEGSISFGGATVSTLRGAQLRGWQRDCAMIFQQFNLVPRLDVLTNVLLGRLNHRSTILNLLSIFSRDERILAINALERLGIAQTALQAAGTLSGGQQQRVAIARALMQQPKVILADEPIASLDPLNAKIVMDALRDINRREGLTVVTNLHTLDTARSYCDRIIGMSGGKVVFDGGPEDLDREAVARVYGADADDIPEEITSTSIASEKPRKFQSAGPLEPAFAGL; this comes from the coding sequence ATGCTAAAGATCACCAATGTGACGCGCAGGTTCGGCAGGAACACCGCCGTCGACAGCGTCACGCTGGACATCGAGCCCGGGCAGATGGTCGGTGTCATCGGCCGCTCGGGCGCGGGCAAGTCTACCCTGCTGCGCATGATCAACCGGCTGATCGATCCGTCCGAAGGTTCGATTTCTTTCGGCGGCGCGACCGTCTCGACGCTGCGCGGGGCTCAGTTGCGCGGTTGGCAGCGCGACTGCGCCATGATCTTCCAGCAGTTCAACCTCGTGCCGCGTCTCGACGTCTTGACCAATGTGCTGCTCGGCCGGCTCAACCATCGCTCCACCATCCTCAACCTGCTCAGCATCTTCAGCCGCGACGAGCGGATCCTTGCGATCAACGCGCTGGAGCGGCTCGGGATCGCGCAGACCGCGCTGCAGGCCGCCGGCACGCTGTCGGGCGGCCAGCAGCAGCGTGTCGCGATCGCCCGCGCCCTGATGCAGCAGCCGAAGGTGATCCTCGCCGACGAGCCGATCGCCTCGCTCGATCCGCTGAATGCCAAGATCGTGATGGACGCGTTGCGCGACATCAACCGCCGCGAAGGCCTGACCGTCGTCACCAACCTCCACACGCTTGACACCGCCCGCAGCTATTGCGACCGCATCATCGGCATGTCCGGCGGCAAGGTCGTGTTCGACGGCGGGCCGGAGGACCTCGATCGCGAGGCCGTCGCGCGCGTCTATGGCGCCGATGCGGACGACATTCCCGAAGAGATCACGTCCACCAGCATCGCTTCGGAAAAGCCCCGAAAATTCCAATCCGCCGGTCCGCTCGAACCCGCCTTCGCCGGGCTGTGA
- a CDS encoding DapH/DapD/GlmU-related protein has product MPKGLSEEPLVHSSAQVSDTRLGRYTEIAEGCRVAEAEIGDYSYLMQDCHVWCAEIGKFANIAASVRLNATNHPVDRPTLHHFTYRASDYWPDAEHEADFFAARRARKVTVGHDTWLGHGSTVLPGVTVGDGAAVGAGAVVTKDVAPYTIVAGVPARPIRERFDRRTAERYQALAWWDWDHRRLRDALGDFRSLSAEAFLEKHGG; this is encoded by the coding sequence ATGCCCAAGGGCCTGTCCGAAGAGCCGCTCGTCCATTCCTCTGCGCAGGTCAGCGACACCAGGCTCGGCCGCTACACGGAGATCGCGGAAGGCTGCCGCGTCGCGGAGGCCGAGATCGGCGACTATTCCTACCTGATGCAGGACTGCCATGTCTGGTGCGCCGAGATCGGCAAGTTCGCCAACATCGCGGCCTCCGTCCGGCTCAATGCGACCAACCACCCGGTCGACCGGCCGACGCTGCACCATTTCACCTACCGCGCCTCCGACTACTGGCCGGACGCCGAACACGAGGCGGATTTCTTTGCCGCGCGGCGGGCGCGCAAGGTGACGGTCGGCCACGACACCTGGCTCGGCCACGGCTCGACGGTGCTGCCCGGCGTGACCGTGGGTGACGGCGCGGCGGTCGGTGCCGGCGCGGTGGTGACGAAGGATGTCGCGCCCTACACGATCGTCGCCGGCGTTCCCGCCCGGCCGATCCGCGAGCGCTTCGACCGCAGGACGGCAGAACGCTACCAGGCGCTCGCCTGGTGGGACTGGGACCACCGGCGCCTGCGCGACGCACTGGGGGATTTCCGCTCCCTGAGCGCCGAGGCTTTCCTGGAAAAGCACGGCGGTTGA
- the phnL gene encoding phosphonate C-P lyase system protein PhnL, with translation MPTPLVVSDVAKSFVMHLRGGVELPVVRNVSFSLKAGECAVLGGPSGAGKSSILKMLYGNYGVDAGQVIVSHNGHLVDLAAAGPRTVLAIRRDTIGYVSQFLRAVPRVSAVDVVADPLLARGEDREEARGRARALLERLNLPGRLWQLPPATFSGGEQQRVNIARGFITDHPILLLDEPTASLDAANRQIVIDMIGEKKRAGVAMLGIFHDQDVREAVADHVIDVTAFAPKKAA, from the coding sequence ATGCCCACCCCACTCGTCGTCTCCGACGTCGCCAAGAGCTTCGTCATGCATCTGCGCGGTGGCGTGGAGCTGCCCGTGGTGCGCAACGTCTCCTTCTCGCTCAAGGCGGGCGAGTGCGCCGTGCTCGGCGGCCCGTCCGGCGCGGGAAAGAGTTCGATCCTCAAGATGCTCTACGGCAATTACGGCGTCGACGCCGGCCAGGTGATCGTCTCCCACAACGGCCATCTGGTCGATCTGGCGGCCGCAGGGCCGCGCACCGTGCTGGCGATCCGCCGCGACACGATCGGCTATGTCAGCCAGTTCCTGCGCGCGGTGCCGCGCGTTTCGGCCGTCGACGTGGTCGCCGACCCGCTGCTGGCGCGAGGCGAGGACCGGGAAGAGGCTCGGGGCAGGGCGCGGGCGCTACTCGAGCGGCTGAACCTGCCGGGGCGCCTGTGGCAATTGCCGCCCGCCACCTTCTCCGGCGGCGAGCAGCAGCGCGTCAACATCGCGCGCGGCTTCATCACCGACCATCCGATCCTGCTGCTCGACGAGCCGACCGCCTCGCTCGACGCTGCCAACCGGCAGATCGTCATCGACATGATCGGCGAGAAAAAGCGGGCGGGCGTCGCCATGCTCGGCATCTTCCACGATCAGGACGTGCGCGAGGCGGTCGCCGACCACGTCATCGACGTCACCGCATTCGCACCGAAGAAAGCCGCCTGA
- the phnK gene encoding phosphonate C-P lyase system protein PhnK: MTDEPLLRVTSLSKSYGARRGCENVSFELWPGEVLAVVGESGSGKTTLLNCVSTRLPPSSGLVSYRMRDGQWRDLYRMSEAERRFLMRTDWGFVHQNPADGLRMSVSAGANVGERLMAVGDRHYGRIRETAIDWLGRVEISADRIDDQPRAFSGGMRQRLQIARNLVTGPRLVFMDEPTGGLDVSVQARLLDLLRGLVSDLGLAAVVVTHDLAVARLLSHRMMVMKDGVVVEHGLTDRVLDDPRAPYTQLLVSSILQV; the protein is encoded by the coding sequence GTGACCGACGAACCCCTGCTCCGCGTCACCTCGCTGTCAAAATCCTACGGCGCGCGGCGGGGCTGCGAGAACGTTTCGTTCGAGCTGTGGCCCGGCGAGGTGCTGGCCGTGGTCGGCGAATCAGGTTCCGGCAAGACGACGCTGCTTAATTGCGTCTCGACGCGCCTGCCGCCGAGTTCTGGCCTCGTCTCCTATCGCATGCGCGACGGCCAGTGGCGCGACCTCTACCGGATGAGCGAAGCCGAGCGCCGCTTCTTGATGCGCACCGACTGGGGCTTCGTGCACCAGAACCCGGCCGATGGCCTGCGCATGTCTGTCTCGGCCGGCGCCAATGTCGGTGAGCGGTTGATGGCCGTTGGCGACCGGCACTATGGCCGCATCCGCGAGACGGCGATCGACTGGCTCGGCCGCGTGGAGATCTCCGCCGACCGGATCGACGACCAGCCGCGCGCCTTTTCGGGCGGCATGCGCCAGCGGCTGCAGATCGCGCGCAACCTCGTCACCGGACCGCGGCTGGTGTTCATGGACGAGCCGACTGGCGGGCTCGACGTGTCCGTCCAGGCGCGCCTGCTCGACCTGTTGCGCGGGCTGGTCAGCGACCTCGGGCTCGCGGCGGTCGTCGTCACGCACGACCTTGCGGTGGCGCGTCTGCTCTCGCACCGGATGATGGTGATGAAGGACGGCGTCGTGGTGGAGCACGGCCTGACCGACCGCGTGCTCGACGATCCGCGCGCGCCCTACACCCAGCTCCTCGTCTCCTCGATCCTGCAGGTGTGA
- a CDS encoding alpha-D-ribose 1-methylphosphonate 5-phosphate C-P-lyase PhnJ — protein sequence MKMQVTDIAAYNFAYLDEQTKRMIRRAILKGIAIPGYQVPFASREMPMPYGWGTGGVQVTASIIGPDDTLKVIDQGADDTTNAVSIRAFFQKVADVAVTTSTAEATIIQTRHRIPEHPLTEGQVLVYQVPIPEPLRFLEPRETETRKMHALEEYGLMHVKLYEDIARHGRIAATYAYPVKVEGRYVMDPSPTPKFDNPKMHMSPALQLFGAGREKRIYAVPPFTEVVSLDFEDHPFEVQTFDRPCALCGAEHVYLDEVILDDRGGRMFVCSDTDHCETRRAEGHVGDLGEKAEAVS from the coding sequence ATGAAAATGCAAGTGACAGACATCGCCGCCTACAACTTCGCCTATCTCGACGAACAGACGAAGCGGATGATCCGCCGCGCGATCCTGAAGGGGATCGCGATCCCCGGCTATCAGGTGCCGTTCGCATCCAGAGAGATGCCGATGCCCTATGGCTGGGGCACCGGCGGCGTGCAGGTGACGGCGTCGATCATCGGACCGGACGACACGCTGAAGGTGATCGACCAGGGCGCCGACGACACGACCAATGCGGTGTCGATCCGCGCCTTCTTCCAGAAGGTCGCCGATGTGGCGGTAACCACCTCGACGGCCGAGGCGACCATCATCCAGACGCGGCATCGCATCCCGGAGCATCCGCTGACCGAAGGCCAGGTGCTTGTCTACCAGGTGCCAATCCCCGAGCCGCTGCGCTTCCTCGAACCGCGCGAGACCGAGACGCGCAAGATGCACGCGCTGGAGGAATACGGCCTGATGCACGTCAAGCTCTACGAGGACATCGCCCGGCACGGGCGCATCGCAGCAACCTATGCCTATCCGGTGAAGGTCGAGGGGCGCTACGTGATGGACCCGTCGCCGACGCCGAAATTCGACAATCCGAAGATGCACATGTCGCCGGCGCTCCAGCTCTTCGGCGCGGGGCGCGAGAAGCGCATCTATGCCGTTCCGCCCTTCACCGAAGTGGTGAGCCTCGACTTCGAGGACCATCCCTTCGAGGTGCAGACCTTCGACCGGCCCTGTGCGCTCTGCGGCGCGGAGCATGTCTATCTCGATGAGGTGATCCTCGACGACCGCGGCGGACGGATGTTCGTCTGCTCCGACACGGATCATTGCGAGACGCGACGGGCGGAGGGGCATGTGGGCGATCTGGGGGAGAAGGCGGAGGCTGTGTCGTGA
- a CDS encoding carbon-phosphorus lyase complex subunit PhnI, whose translation MYVAVKGGEAAIRNAHSLLADRRRGDRSVPALRLDQIVEQLALGVDRVMAEGSLYDRELAALAMKQARGDMIEAIFLVRAYRTTLPRFGYTRPLDTAAMKVERRVSATYKDLPGGQLLGPTFDYTHRLLDPALAGDAPQDEPMQREPETASMPRVSDLLGEEGLIEADGAVPAGAPVADITREPLEFPLERDARLQALARGDEGFLLALAYSTQRGYARTHPFVGEIRIGEAELELDVPELDFPVPLGSIRVTECQMVNQFKGSSKAPPQFTRGYGLVFGQSERKAMAMALCDRALRAAEFGEDIVAPAQDEEFVISHSDNVQATGFVEHLKLPHYVDFQAELELVRRMRAEFEAGQRDDLREAAE comes from the coding sequence ATGTATGTCGCAGTAAAGGGCGGCGAGGCCGCCATCCGGAATGCCCATTCGCTGCTGGCCGACCGCAGGCGCGGCGACCGCTCCGTGCCGGCGCTGCGCCTCGACCAGATCGTCGAGCAACTGGCGCTCGGAGTCGACCGCGTGATGGCGGAGGGCTCGCTCTACGACCGCGAACTTGCCGCGCTGGCGATGAAGCAGGCGCGGGGCGACATGATCGAGGCGATCTTCCTCGTACGCGCCTATCGCACGACGCTGCCGCGCTTCGGCTACACGCGGCCGCTCGACACGGCGGCCATGAAGGTCGAACGGCGCGTTTCGGCGACCTATAAGGACCTGCCGGGCGGCCAGCTTCTCGGACCGACCTTCGACTACACGCACCGCCTGCTCGATCCGGCGCTGGCAGGCGATGCGCCTCAGGACGAGCCGATGCAGCGCGAACCGGAGACCGCGTCGATGCCGCGTGTCTCGGACCTGCTGGGCGAGGAGGGACTGATCGAGGCCGATGGCGCGGTACCCGCCGGTGCGCCGGTCGCCGACATCACGCGCGAACCGCTCGAATTCCCGCTGGAGCGCGATGCCCGCCTGCAGGCGCTGGCACGCGGCGACGAGGGCTTTCTCCTCGCGCTCGCCTACTCCACCCAGCGCGGCTACGCGCGCACGCATCCTTTCGTGGGCGAGATCAGGATCGGCGAGGCCGAGCTGGAGCTCGACGTCCCGGAACTCGACTTTCCCGTCCCGCTGGGTTCGATCCGCGTGACCGAGTGTCAGATGGTCAACCAGTTCAAGGGCTCGTCCAAGGCGCCGCCGCAGTTCACGCGCGGCTACGGGCTGGTGTTCGGTCAATCGGAGCGCAAGGCGATGGCGATGGCGCTCTGCGACCGGGCGCTGCGCGCCGCCGAGTTCGGCGAGGATATCGTCGCTCCCGCGCAGGACGAGGAGTTCGTCATCTCGCATTCCGACAACGTCCAGGCGACCGGCTTCGTCGAGCACCTGAAGCTGCCGCACTATGTCGACTTCCAGGCCGAGCTCGAGCTTGTGCGGCGCATGCGAGCCGAATTCGAGGCGGGACAGCGCGACGATCTCCGGGAGGCCGCGGAATGA